In the Dioscorea cayenensis subsp. rotundata cultivar TDr96_F1 unplaced genomic scaffold, TDr96_F1_v2_PseudoChromosome.rev07_lg8_w22 25.fasta BLBR01002084.1, whole genome shotgun sequence genome, ATCTTTCAGTCAATAAACTCAAAAAGCGAAACCTCAGTGCTCAAGAATAAGATCAAACAGCAAATAGGCACAAGACACAAAGGAAACATACCATTAAGAATGACGAGATCAAGGGTATCAACATCGAATCCAGCCTCAAAATAGTGCTGATAAAAATGGCCAGGAGCATCGACATGGGTGCCAGTGTGGGTAAGGAACTTCATCTCAGAGATATTGGCGAATGATCCGTTCTTCATGGACTCTCGGAGCCAGAGGAACTGGCCAATACCATCATCGGACTCAAATGCAGGCATATCCTCGTGGTAAACATGGGTGATGTCGAGAATCCTCCTGCCATCGTACTCCTCCCTGCGAATCGGCACGAGATCGGCGTCGGCGAAGGTGGGGCAAGAGGTCGCCAGGGAGTCATAGGAAGGGTGAGCCGAGGAAGCGGCGGAGGAGACGGTGGTTATGGTGGCAATGGcggcgaggaggaggaggatgggaTTGGGAGCGGCCGCCATTGTTAAGAGCTTTGTAGTGATACGAGAAAGTGAAAAGAATCGCGAATTATTTGAAGACTGTGAGAagttgacaaaagaaaaaaacgtGAATTCCATGATGTGATCCTGACCGTTCATTTTATTATACC is a window encoding:
- the LOC120257406 gene encoding cyclase-like protein 3 — translated: MAAAPNPILLLLAAIATITTVSSAASSAHPSYDSLATSCPTFADADLVPIRREEYDGRRILDITHVYHEDMPAFESDDGIGQFLWLRESMKNGSFANISEMKFLTHTGTHVDAPGHFYQHYFEAGFDVDTLDLVILNGPALVVDVPRDKNITAEVMESLHIPRGVRRVLFRTLNTDRKLMWKKEFDSTYVGFMTDGAQWLVDNTDIKLVGLDYLSVATYDDLKPAHLVFLKSKDIILVEALKLDNVEVGIYSLHCLPLRLLSAEGSPIRCILIN